GGCTGGTTGGCCAGTAGAGGGTGTCGAGCGATCCGTAATTGTCCGGGAAATCTTCTTCGACTGACCGCCGGGCCTCTTCCTCGATCTCGTCCGGCTCTTTGGCAGGGAGCTGGGGAACGCTGTCCCTCAGCTTCTTCGGGACTTTCTTGCGGTTCTCATCGTCAAAGCTCCACTGCTCGCCCTTCGGCTTGTCGCCATTCATGAGGACATCGAAATGACGGCGCTGGCGCTTGTAGAACTCCGCCTGAAACCAGGACTTGTTATCTTCCCGCCACGCCCGGTTCTCGCCCGGTGTATTCAGGAAGAGCGGCGTATTGATCAGGGTGAGGTCGAGGTCGTGGGCCTCGCAATAGGCCTTGAGGCGCTTTTCCAAGATGAAGTCAGACGGGTCGCAGGTGACGATCTCCTTGATCCCCGCCTTGGCAAGGCGTGCTAGAAGGGGCTTCAGCAAAGGCTTGCCAGCCTCATAGCGGACATATTCAAATTCCGGCTTCAGCCCTTCGAGCCGCTTGGCATAGCGCGCCATGCTCGCCCGGTGCAGCCAGAGCTTCTGCTTGTGAAAGCTCATCGGATATTGCCGGTCGCCGAAGAACAGCGTGTCCTCGACGAGGCAGATCCGGTCCGGGCGCTTGTCGAGCCCCGGATGGTGGTTGAACAGATGGTGCGGAAAGATCAGGAGTGCCTTGGTCATCGCTGGCTAGAGCTAGGTCGATCGGTTCACAGGCAAAGGCTGCAAAACCGCTGGCGCGCCATTGCCGAGACCCCCGAGTCCCTGCCATTAGTAAACGCGCATGAGCGACGAAACTGATCTTCCCGGCGACGATGAGCGCGATGACGCGACTTTCTCCATGTTTGCGGAGGAAGAAGCTGCCCCCGGTTCGGGGGGGCCGTCCTATCAGGTGCTGGCGCGCAAATATCGCCCGAAGCTTTTCTCTGACCTGATCGGTCAGGAGGCGATGGTCCGCACGCTGCGCAACGCGTTCGAGCTCAATCGCATTGCCCACGCTTTCATGCTGACCGGCGTGCGCGGGGTCGGCAAGACGACGACCGCCCGGCTTCTGGCGCGCGCTTTCAACTATGAGGGTGAGGATCATCCGGGCCCGAGCCTCAAGCTCGACCCGCCGGGTGAGCACTGCAAGGCCATCATGGAAAGCCGCCATCCGGACGTGCTGGAGCTAGACGCGGCGTCCCGCACTGGTGTGGCAGACATGCGCGACCTGCTGGACGGGGTGCGCTATTCGCCCGTCTCGGCGCGCTACAAGGTCTACATCATCGACGAAGTTCACATGCTCTCGACGGCGAGCTTTAACGCGCTCCTGAAAACGCTGGAAGAGCCGCCGCCACATGTGAAGTTCATCTTCGCGACGACCGAAATCCGCAAGGTGCCCGTGACGGTGCTGTCGCGCTGTCAACGCTTTGATCTTAAACGCCTCGATACGGGCGAGCTTGCTGCGCACCTCGGCAAGATCGCTGGCCGCGAAGGCGCGAAGATTTCCGAAGAGGGCATCACACTGATTGCGCGGGCCGCTGAAGGCTCTGTCCGCGACGGTCTTTCCATCCTCGATCAGGCTATCGTGCAGGGCCTTGATGGCGGCGAGATTACTGGCGCAGCGGTGCGCGACATGCTGGGTCTCGGCGACCGGCTTCGCCTGCTCGATGCGTTTGAGTACGCGGTGACCGGCAAGGCGAGCGAGGCGGTGAGCGAGATCACTGACCAGATCCAGATCGGTGCCGACCCACTGATCCTGATGAAGGACCTGCTGGAGATCGCTGCCGATGTCGCGACGGTTCAGGCCATGGGCGACAACTATACGCTGCCCGGCCCGTCCGACTGGACGACACGGACCCGTCAGATCGCTGACAGCGTCACCCCGGCGCAGGCTCAGCGCAACTGGCAGATCCTGCTATCGGGCTATCGCGACACGCAAAGTGCGCCGGAGGCGGACGTCGCCCTGCGCATGGTGATCCTGCGCCTTGTAACGGCGGCGGGCCTGCCTTCCCCGGAAGATGCGGCCCGGATGATCGCCGAAGGCGGCGGCAATAGCGGTTCCAGCGCGCGCGGCAAGGGCGGGAAGTCTGACCCGAATGTCGTGCCTGTCGGCGGCGACCCGGGCGCGCGCCTCTCTAAGTTTGAAGATGTGCTCGACCTTCTGGAGAAAGAGCGTGAGCCCGTCCTCTGGGGTGAGGCGAAGGCCTATATCCGCCCATTCGTCTTTGCCGACGGCACGATCAGCTGCGACCTGAAAGATGGCGCGCCGGTCGATCTGCTTCGCAGGCTGACAGACTTCCTCGAGATTGCCACCGGCCATGAGTGGGACGTCAGCACCAAGCGGGGCGAGACGCCGGGCGAAACGATCAGCGAGCGCGAAGACCGGCTGAAGCGCGAACGGATCGAAGCGGTAAAGGCCGACACGGACGTCGCCGCCGCGATCAGCGCCATTCCCGGCCTCACGATTCTGGACGTGCGCGGCAGCGATACACTTGAAGAGCCCGTGGCAGAGGACAATGTCGTCCCCTTGCGCGTTGCCAATCAAAGGAAAGGCTAGGTCCCGTGGGTATGAAAGACCTCTCAAAGATCATGCAGCAGGCCCAAGAGATGCAGGCCAAGATGCAGGAAGCCCAGCAGAAGATCGAACAGATCGAAGCTGAAGGCATTGCTGGCGCTGGCCTCGTGACGGTTCGCCTGCGCGGCAAGGGCGAAATGGTCAGCCTGAACATCGACCCGTCCCTTCTGGAAGACGAAGCCGAGATCATCGAAGACCTGGTCAAGGCAGCGCACGGCGATGCGCGAAAGCGCCTCGACGAGGAAATGGAAAAGGCCATGAAGGAAGCCACCTCCGGCTTTGGCGGCATGATGCCCGGCTTCAAGATGCCGTTCTAAGCTTCAATGAGCCAGAAGAGCGCGGGACCTGAAATCCTGAAAATGATTGAGCTGATCGGGAAGCTTCCCGGTCTGGGCCCGCGCTCGGCCCGGCGAGCGGCGTTGCACCTGTTGAAACGCAAGGACCAGCTGCTCATGCCGCTCGCGGACGCATTGGCCGAGGCCGGTAACCGGATCGAGCAGTGCAAGACGTGCGGGAATTACGACACGCTGCAGCCCTGTGCGGTCTGTCAGAATACGGGCCGGGACGACAGCGTCATCTGCGTGGTTGAGGATGTGCCGGACCTCTGGGCACT
This genomic interval from Thalassovita mediterranea contains the following:
- a CDS encoding DNA polymerase III subunit gamma/tau; the encoded protein is MSDETDLPGDDERDDATFSMFAEEEAAPGSGGPSYQVLARKYRPKLFSDLIGQEAMVRTLRNAFELNRIAHAFMLTGVRGVGKTTTARLLARAFNYEGEDHPGPSLKLDPPGEHCKAIMESRHPDVLELDAASRTGVADMRDLLDGVRYSPVSARYKVYIIDEVHMLSTASFNALLKTLEEPPPHVKFIFATTEIRKVPVTVLSRCQRFDLKRLDTGELAAHLGKIAGREGAKISEEGITLIARAAEGSVRDGLSILDQAIVQGLDGGEITGAAVRDMLGLGDRLRLLDAFEYAVTGKASEAVSEITDQIQIGADPLILMKDLLEIAADVATVQAMGDNYTLPGPSDWTTRTRQIADSVTPAQAQRNWQILLSGYRDTQSAPEADVALRMVILRLVTAAGLPSPEDAARMIAEGGGNSGSSARGKGGKSDPNVVPVGGDPGARLSKFEDVLDLLEKEREPVLWGEAKAYIRPFVFADGTISCDLKDGAPVDLLRRLTDFLEIATGHEWDVSTKRGETPGETISEREDRLKRERIEAVKADTDVAAAISAIPGLTILDVRGSDTLEEPVAEDNVVPLRVANQRKG
- a CDS encoding YbaB/EbfC family nucleoid-associated protein, which translates into the protein MKDLSKIMQQAQEMQAKMQEAQQKIEQIEAEGIAGAGLVTVRLRGKGEMVSLNIDPSLLEDEAEIIEDLVKAAHGDARKRLDEEMEKAMKEATSGFGGMMPGFKMPF